One Bosea sp. AS-1 genomic region harbors:
- a CDS encoding zincin-like metallopeptidase domain-containing protein, translated as MTTDRSNSTRTDIYERVTSQIIAAIEAGAGDYRMPWHHDGSAITTPVNVASCKAYRGVNILSLWAAAHAAGYPAGIWGTYRQWQALGAQVRKGERGHLVVFWKTTDRGDADAQHGDEDRDEPARRMFARGYTVFNCAQVDGYTPPETPELPEVERIERAERFCAALGIDIRHGGPQAYYRPSTDQVQMPEFACFRDAVAYYAVLLHECGHASGARHRLDRDLSGRFGSAAYAMEECTVELLSAMICADLNLSVEPRPDHARYIASWLKVLRSDSRAIFTAASKAQEITDWMHAQQVGDRQHEVRGAA; from the coding sequence ATGACCACAGATCGCAGCAACTCGACCCGGACTGATATCTACGAGCGTGTCACCAGCCAGATCATCGCCGCCATCGAAGCCGGCGCCGGCGACTACCGGATGCCGTGGCATCACGACGGATCGGCCATCACCACGCCGGTCAACGTCGCCTCGTGCAAGGCCTATCGTGGCGTCAACATCCTCTCGCTCTGGGCCGCGGCGCACGCGGCCGGCTATCCCGCCGGCATTTGGGGCACCTACCGCCAATGGCAGGCGCTCGGCGCCCAGGTTCGCAAGGGCGAACGCGGCCATCTGGTCGTGTTCTGGAAGACCACCGATCGCGGCGATGCGGACGCCCAACACGGCGACGAGGATCGCGACGAGCCCGCCCGGCGGATGTTCGCCCGCGGCTACACCGTCTTCAACTGCGCGCAGGTCGACGGCTACACACCGCCCGAGACGCCGGAGCTGCCCGAGGTCGAGCGGATCGAGCGGGCCGAACGGTTCTGCGCGGCCCTCGGCATCGACATCCGCCACGGCGGACCGCAGGCCTACTACCGCCCGTCTACCGACCAGGTGCAGATGCCGGAGTTCGCCTGCTTCCGCGACGCGGTCGCCTACTACGCCGTGTTGCTGCATGAATGCGGCCACGCTTCCGGCGCCAGGCATCGCCTCGACCGCGATCTTTCCGGACGCTTCGGCTCGGCCGCCTACGCGATGGAGGAATGCACGGTCGAGCTCTTGAGCGCGATGATCTGCGCCGATCTCAACCTGAGCGTCGAGCCGCGACCCGACCACGCCCGTTACATCGCCTCCTGGCTCAAGGTGCTGCGTTCCGACTCGCGCGCCATCTTCACCGCCGCGAGCAAGGCGCAGGAGATCACCGACTGGATGCACGCGCAGCAGGTCGGCGATCGCCAGCACGAGGTCCGGGGCGCCGCATAG
- a CDS encoding helix-turn-helix domain-containing protein, which translates to MGDHAGMKGIQRAELARRTGCNLETVRYYEKVGLLPEPPRTASGYRSYNSTHERRLRFVLRARELGFSLDEIRELLRLVDERDRPCAEARDVAAVHLADVRAKIADLRRMERVLEDVVAQCGDGTLPECPLIETLFQERTVN; encoded by the coding sequence ATGGGCGATCACGCCGGGATGAAGGGCATACAGCGGGCCGAGCTCGCCCGGCGGACGGGCTGCAATCTGGAGACGGTGCGCTATTATGAGAAGGTCGGCCTTCTGCCCGAGCCGCCGCGCACGGCGAGCGGCTATCGCAGCTACAACAGCACTCACGAGCGGCGGCTTCGCTTCGTTTTGCGGGCGCGCGAGCTCGGGTTCTCGCTTGACGAAATCCGTGAGCTCCTGCGTCTCGTTGACGAGCGCGACCGGCCCTGTGCCGAAGCACGCGATGTCGCTGCCGTCCACCTTGCCGACGTCCGGGCGAAGATCGCCGACCTGAGGCGCATGGAGCGGGTGCTCGAGGACGTCGTTGCCCAGTGCGGCGACGGCACGCTCCCGGAGTGTCCGCTGATCGAGACGCTGTTCCAGGAGCGAACCGTCAACTGA
- a CDS encoding cation transporter — protein MKSLSVCTLIGSLMLAPAAWAGERTITFAVDNMTCATCPYIVKTTMAAVPGVANVTVSFEAKTATVTFDDAKTNPDAIAAASMNAGYPAHPRQGS, from the coding sequence ATGAAGAGTTTGAGCGTTTGCACCCTGATCGGCTCGCTGATGCTGGCCCCTGCCGCCTGGGCCGGCGAGCGCACCATCACCTTCGCCGTCGACAACATGACCTGCGCCACGTGTCCCTACATTGTGAAGACCACGATGGCGGCGGTCCCCGGCGTCGCGAATGTGACCGTCTCCTTCGAGGCGAAGACCGCGACTGTCACCTTCGACGATGCGAAGACGAACCCCGATGCCATCGCGGCCGCCAGCATGAATGCCGGTTATCCGGCCCACCCGAGGCAGGGCAGTTGA
- the merF gene encoding mercury resistance system transport protein MerF has protein sequence MNDLALVRTGVAGGIIAAICCVTPILAVLLPLVGLGAWLVSADLMAFSLLAVSLGLIAWGLYRRRANAACGESKNHKEA, from the coding sequence ATGAACGACCTTGCCCTGGTCCGCACCGGCGTGGCGGGCGGCATAATAGCTGCGATCTGCTGCGTGACACCCATTCTTGCCGTCCTGCTGCCGCTCGTCGGTCTGGGCGCGTGGCTCGTCAGCGCGGATCTGATGGCGTTTTCACTGCTGGCCGTCAGCCTGGGACTCATAGCGTGGGGCCTCTACCGCCGCCGGGCGAATGCGGCCTGCGGCGAGAGCAAGAACCACAAGGAAGCCTGA
- the merBA gene encoding bifunctional organomercurial lyase/mercury(II) reductase MerBA, with protein MNDCCASSSRDKPAVSQPATLPSFAVRPDVTFPDWSAVTLPAVRDALQAMVGSDHVLNRWSGYDPTTDRVRVALLQLYAEDGQAPAIGALAERASLSETAIWPLLAELRRRDLVVLDGEQIVGAYPFTDRDTGHRVTLDGHVLNAMCAVDALGIGAMTGRDVAIASQCRHCGAPIRITTRERGRALAAVAPSTAVMWQSVRYEGGCAASSLCATTAFFCSDEHLSLWRDERSADKPGFRLSIEEGLQAGRALFGPSLAGLDTASKSTAVASRPFPANGRNGGTYDLVVIGAGSAGFSAAITAADQGAQVALIGSGTIGGTCVNVGCVPSKTLIRAAETLHNARVAARFAGITAEAELADWRGTVRQKDALVSELRRAKYVDLLPAYNGIAYRDGPARLVDDGVEVNGTRIPAGKIIIATGARPAIPAIPGIETVPYLTSTSALELEKLPSSLLVIGGGYIGAELAQMFARAGVKVTLVCRSRLLPEAEPEIGAALTGYFEDEGITVVSGIAYRTIRKTEGGVSLTVTRDGEDIAVGADQVLISTGRTPNIEGLGFAEHGIAISPKGGIVVDDRMRTTRAGIYAAGDVTGRDQFVYMAAYGAKLAAKNALNGDSLRYDNSAMPAIVFTDPQVASVGLIEAAARAAGHAVRVSTIGLDQVPRALAARDTRGLIKLVADAGSGRLLGAHILAPEGADSIQTATLAIRQGLSVDDLADTIFPYLTTVEGLKLAALAFDRDVAKLSCCAG; from the coding sequence ATGAACGATTGCTGTGCATCCTCCTCCCGGGACAAACCTGCCGTTTCTCAGCCCGCGACACTGCCGAGCTTCGCCGTGCGGCCCGATGTTACGTTTCCGGACTGGTCGGCCGTCACATTGCCGGCGGTCCGAGACGCCTTGCAGGCGATGGTCGGCTCCGACCACGTGCTCAATCGCTGGAGCGGCTACGATCCCACCACGGACCGCGTGCGCGTTGCGTTGCTCCAGCTCTACGCCGAAGACGGGCAGGCCCCGGCTATAGGCGCGCTTGCGGAACGTGCAAGTTTGAGCGAGACGGCCATCTGGCCGTTGCTCGCAGAACTTCGCCGGCGCGACCTCGTCGTTCTCGACGGCGAGCAGATCGTCGGTGCCTATCCCTTCACCGACCGCGACACCGGCCATCGGGTCACGCTGGACGGACATGTTCTCAACGCCATGTGCGCGGTCGACGCGCTCGGCATCGGCGCCATGACCGGTCGTGACGTCGCGATCGCCTCGCAATGCCGCCATTGCGGCGCGCCGATCCGGATCACGACGCGTGAGCGAGGACGGGCGCTGGCCGCCGTCGCGCCGTCGACGGCCGTCATGTGGCAAAGTGTCCGCTATGAAGGCGGCTGCGCCGCGAGCTCGCTCTGCGCGACGACCGCCTTCTTCTGCTCGGACGAGCATCTCTCCCTCTGGCGCGACGAACGTTCTGCCGACAAGCCGGGTTTCCGGCTGTCGATCGAGGAAGGACTGCAGGCTGGCCGCGCTCTGTTCGGGCCGAGCCTTGCTGGACTCGATACGGCGTCGAAGAGCACGGCGGTCGCAAGCCGCCCCTTCCCGGCCAACGGCCGCAATGGTGGCACCTACGACCTCGTCGTGATTGGCGCCGGCTCGGCCGGCTTCTCTGCCGCGATCACCGCCGCTGATCAGGGCGCCCAAGTCGCGCTGATCGGCAGTGGTACCATCGGCGGCACCTGCGTCAATGTCGGCTGCGTACCATCGAAGACCCTCATCCGCGCCGCTGAGACGCTGCACAACGCTCGCGTGGCAGCCCGTTTTGCCGGCATCACAGCCGAGGCCGAACTGGCCGACTGGCGCGGAACCGTTCGTCAGAAGGACGCGCTGGTTTCGGAGCTGCGCCGGGCCAAGTATGTCGACCTGCTCCCCGCCTACAACGGCATCGCGTATCGCGATGGGCCGGCGCGCCTCGTCGACGACGGTGTCGAGGTGAATGGTACACGCATTCCGGCCGGCAAAATCATCATCGCTACCGGCGCGCGGCCGGCAATCCCCGCCATCCCTGGGATCGAGACCGTGCCGTATCTGACCAGCACGTCGGCGCTCGAGCTTGAGAAGCTGCCGTCCTCACTGCTCGTCATCGGCGGCGGCTATATCGGCGCGGAACTCGCCCAGATGTTCGCCCGTGCCGGCGTCAAGGTGACGCTCGTCTGTCGCTCGCGACTGTTGCCTGAGGCCGAGCCGGAGATCGGCGCGGCGCTGACGGGGTATTTCGAGGACGAAGGGATCACTGTCGTCTCCGGCATCGCCTACCGTACGATCCGCAAGACTGAGGGCGGCGTTTCACTGACCGTTACGCGCGACGGCGAGGATATTGCTGTCGGCGCCGATCAGGTGCTGATTTCCACCGGCCGCACGCCCAACATCGAAGGCCTCGGGTTTGCCGAGCACGGGATTGCCATCTCGCCGAAGGGCGGCATCGTCGTCGATGACCGCATGCGCACGACGCGCGCTGGCATCTATGCCGCCGGCGACGTCACCGGCCGCGACCAGTTCGTCTACATGGCTGCCTACGGTGCCAAGCTCGCGGCCAAGAACGCCCTTAACGGCGACAGCCTGCGCTATGACAACAGCGCCATGCCGGCGATCGTGTTCACCGATCCGCAGGTGGCGAGCGTCGGGCTGATCGAGGCCGCAGCGCGCGCCGCCGGGCATGCGGTCCGCGTCTCGACGATCGGTCTCGACCAGGTGCCCCGTGCGCTTGCCGCCCGCGACACACGTGGGCTCATCAAGCTCGTCGCCGACGCCGGCAGCGGCCGGCTGCTTGGCGCGCACATCCTCGCGCCGGAAGGCGCCGACAGCATCCAGACCGCAACACTGGCAATCCGGCAGGGGCTCAGCGTCGACGATCTGGCGGACACGATCTTTCCGTACCTCACCACCGTCGAGGGCCTGAAGCTCGCGGCGCTAGCCTTCGACAGGGACGTCGCCAAGCTGTCCTGCTGCGCCGGTTGA
- a CDS encoding DUF736 family protein, which produces MATIGTFTSTTTGFTGSIKTLTLNVKARLERIENPSDKGPHFRIYSGAVELGAAWQKHSEQSGRDYLSVKLDDPSFPAPIYATLVEVEGEQGLQLIWSRPNRD; this is translated from the coding sequence ATGGCTACCATCGGCACCTTCACCTCCACCACCACCGGCTTCACCGGCTCGATCAAGACCCTCACCCTCAACGTCAAGGCCCGCCTCGAGCGCATCGAAAACCCCTCCGACAAGGGCCCCCACTTCCGCATCTACTCCGGCGCCGTCGAACTCGGTGCGGCCTGGCAGAAGCACTCCGAGCAGAGCGGCCGCGACTACCTCTCGGTCAAGCTTGACGACCCGAGCTTCCCGGCGCCGATCTACGCCACCCTGGTCGAGGTCGAAGGCGAACAAGGCCTCCAGCTGATCTGGTCCCGGCCGAACCGGGACTGA
- a CDS encoding DUF1173 domain-containing protein, whose translation MRRYEIAGTITTEGDPALKDAIAAAYRDHIRPLCLCRQPGIPMYVAAIGEQHVIKRMPLSGGQHDPDCDSYEPPVDLSGLGPLMGSAIRLDPESGMAALRLEFSLTRTGSRAAAMPAALESTSVKSEARRLSLRALLHLLWNEAGLTKWTSAWAGRRHWWNIRWHLLEAAKTMLVKGAPLSDVLLVPESFRAEQKDAIEQRRATALSDIQPQKTGPRKLMVLVGEVKEFQAARGGHRLVIKHLPGFPFLLDDRAWVRVQARFEAELALWAANDTSHLIAIATFGLNAAGLAIVEEIALMVVAENWIPYESAQELRLVEALAKAREQSIKGLRFASPADQPIVAALLLQHRPRPLALFVVPANADDAYQEALDEMIASRPEMDSWIWHTGRGEMPALPVR comes from the coding sequence ATGCGCCGGTACGAGATTGCAGGCACCATCACAACGGAGGGTGATCCCGCCCTGAAGGACGCGATCGCGGCGGCTTATCGCGATCACATTCGCCCGCTGTGTCTATGCCGCCAGCCGGGCATTCCGATGTATGTCGCCGCGATCGGCGAGCAGCATGTGATCAAGCGCATGCCGCTCTCGGGCGGCCAGCACGATCCAGACTGCGACTCCTATGAGCCGCCTGTCGATCTCTCGGGTCTCGGTCCACTCATGGGCAGTGCGATCCGGCTTGATCCCGAAAGCGGGATGGCGGCGTTGCGACTGGAGTTCAGCCTGACGCGGACCGGCAGCCGGGCGGCGGCGATGCCTGCCGCGTTGGAATCGACTTCGGTGAAGAGCGAGGCGCGCCGGCTGTCGCTCCGGGCGCTGCTACATCTGCTCTGGAACGAAGCCGGCCTGACCAAATGGACCTCCGCCTGGGCCGGCAGGCGCCACTGGTGGAATATTCGCTGGCACCTGCTCGAAGCGGCGAAGACGATGCTGGTGAAGGGCGCGCCACTGAGTGACGTGCTTCTCGTTCCGGAGTCCTTCCGCGCCGAGCAGAAGGACGCGATCGAGCAACGGCGGGCGACCGCGCTGAGTGACATCCAGCCGCAGAAGACCGGCCCGCGAAAGCTCATGGTGTTGGTCGGCGAGGTCAAGGAATTCCAGGCGGCGCGCGGCGGCCACCGGCTCGTCATCAAGCACCTGCCGGGCTTCCCGTTCCTGCTCGACGATCGTGCCTGGGTTCGCGTGCAAGCGCGCTTCGAGGCGGAGCTCGCGCTATGGGCGGCGAACGATACCTCGCATCTGATCGCAATCGCGACCTTCGGGCTGAATGCCGCCGGTCTCGCGATCGTCGAGGAGATCGCGCTGATGGTCGTGGCGGAGAACTGGATCCCTTACGAATCCGCCCAGGAGCTGCGCCTTGTCGAAGCGCTGGCGAAGGCGCGCGAGCAGAGCATCAAGGGCCTGCGTTTTGCCTCTCCCGCGGATCAGCCGATCGTGGCAGCGCTGTTGCTGCAGCACCGGCCACGGCCGCTCGCCCTCTTCGTCGTGCCGGCGAATGCGGACGACGCCTATCAGGAAGCGCTCGATGAGATGATCGCATCGCGCCCGGAGATGGATAGTTGGATCTGGCACACGGGCCGTGGTGAAATGCCAGCGCTCCCCGTCCGATAG
- a CDS encoding transcriptional regulator — protein sequence MPVRKPQPLDHSILNEMIAIRLQQLEIENGGMEKLLPKTGLARQTYYQMLRGAGNPTLKTIERLAASLHMSVFELLGFEVEDARRALQRGGVDYDDLSSAIAKKNRAQRTIAREARSRKLPV from the coding sequence ATGCCCGTTCGCAAGCCCCAGCCCCTCGATCATTCGATCCTCAACGAAATGATCGCGATTCGCCTGCAGCAGCTCGAGATCGAGAACGGCGGCATGGAGAAGCTTCTGCCGAAGACGGGGCTCGCGCGTCAAACCTACTACCAAATGCTCCGCGGAGCCGGGAACCCGACGCTGAAGACGATCGAGCGCCTCGCCGCCAGTCTGCACATGTCGGTGTTCGAGCTTCTCGGCTTCGAGGTCGAAGATGCCCGCCGCGCTCTGCAGAGAGGCGGAGTCGACTATGACGATTTGAGTTCGGCCATCGCCAAGAAGAACCGGGCTCAACGCACGATCGCGCGTGAAGCGCGCTCGCGGAAACTGCCTGTGTAG